From the genome of Drosophila melanogaster chromosome 2L, one region includes:
- the CG18787 gene encoding uncharacterized protein (point mutation), whose protein sequence is MVVCRFFQQGSCRYGAKCNNEHFDVKQYLKADMESSLNGKMWPLSAYGPFKDKANFPNFIQDQSFEEVRFMCYEAKRQNQFEQFSQQFNREVLEANNKMKTMLQMSPQVLEMMIKIHETPEGGTVSAAPQQSSNPFAAAAPAAANTSASIFGKPTLSAGNIFGNATSQASNTNSIFGGTISNANARNSIFGVGAAATGAQSVFGQPQQQQLQPAAQAFQGGNIFAQAQVQVQAQPVNPNPFGGFQQQQQQPQSTGIFGQAASQNMGGMFTQASQQLQQQQQAAASGLFAQAAASAFPNQQQMQQQQQMQQQQQMQQQQMHQQQQMQQQQMQQQQQFQMQQQQQMMQQQQQQQAQPTNEIQSSVYSRMEDLNEQEIEAFKADQFLPGALPFKPPPRNLC, encoded by the exons atggTTGTCTGCCGGTTCTTTCAACAAGGCTCCTGCCGCTATGGCGCAAAGTGCAACAACGAGCATTTCGATGTTAA GCAATATCTCAAAGCCGACATGGAATCCAGCCTCAATGGCAAGATGTGGCCTTTGTCCGCCTACGGACCCTTTAAGGACAAAGCGAATTTCCCCAACTTTATTCAGGACCAATCCTTCGAGGAGGTGCGGTTCATGTGTTACGAGGCCAAACGACAAAACCAATTCGAACAGTTCAGCCAACAGTTTAACCGTGAGGTCCTAGAGGCTAACAACAAGATGAAGACCATGCTTCAGATGTCGCCGCAGGTCCTGGAAATGATGATCAAGATCCACGAGACGCCGGAGGGCGGCACTGTGTCGGCTGCCCCTCAGCAGTCCAGTAATCCCTTCGCTGCAGCAGCTCCGGCTGCCGCCAATACATCTGCATCCATTTTTGGAAAGCCCACGCTGAGTGCGGGAAATATATTTGGGAATGCCACAAGCCAAGCCAGCAACACCAATAGCATTTTCGGCGGAACGATTAGCAATGCCAATGCAAGGAATAGCATTTTTGGTGTAGGAGCTGCGGCAACAGGTGCACAAAGTGTCTTTGGacagccacagcagcaacagctgcagcCTGCTGCACAAGCTTTCCAAGGGGGCAACATTTTCGCCCAGGCGCAGGTTCAGGTGCAAGCTCAGCCAGTGAATCCTAATCCTTTCGGTGGTttccaacagcagcagcagcaaccgcagTCGACGGGAATCTTTGGCCAAGCCGCAAGCCAAAATATGGGCGGAATGTTTACTCAGGCTTCTCAGCAactacaacagcagcagcaggcagcTGCCTCCGGATTATTTGCTcaagcagcagcatctgcatTCCCTAATCAACaacagatgcagcagcagcaacagatgcagcagcagcaacagatgcaacagcaacaaatgcatcagcagcagcagatgcaatagcaacaaatgcagcagcaacaacaatttcaaatgcaacagcaacagcaaatgatgcagcagcagcagcagcagcaagctcAACCGACCAACGAAATCCAGTCCTCAGTTTACAGTCGCATGGAGGATCTCAACGAGCAGGAAATCGAAGCATTCAAGGCGGATCAATTTCTACCAGGTGCCTTGCCATTCAAACCGCCTCCACGGAAT